The proteins below are encoded in one region of Apium graveolens cultivar Ventura chromosome 4, ASM990537v1, whole genome shotgun sequence:
- the LOC141719127 gene encoding uncharacterized protein LOC141719127 yields MAKEMEKTKQELAELKGLLSKANISSPLVSEKASCDAQIVDDQMDPFPPENKAGPRKCELAVGTIENKVAFGLLFDDDDMNKSIHGLSMQPGCARVSVDGPIQGQAKILVPVVGEIETVEQAVGSYKSKRKGKDPLTDLHKVQSLFENMEINKNIPKRFRLLYKHATTFMKSTGNSIQIPCDAEVFGVEKRIFILHENIIALLEFKMIGQAAISAYMAYLHCMVCENENLEQFAFCDPGVSFTLNNNFEDNLVSRFKEGNPDRLFFMPHNSNCHWILVVIWAGEVFILNPLPRSTTYPELEKAISRAVIAFNIQAGRGNKAPTIRYVTGCPKQPGGTECGYVVMWYMKEIAMDNEMTFIKKWSKKNRKVTVAKAELDEFWNGKIAVGMFLDDSCLGVGHLIETGDS; encoded by the exons ATGGCAAAGGAAATGGAGAAGACAAAGCAGGAGTTGGCTGAACTGAAGGGCTTACTCAGTAAAGCAAATATTTCATCTCCTCTGGTTTCGGAAAAAGCAAGTTGCGATGCTCAAATAGTTGATGATCAAATGGATCCTTTTCCACCAGAGAACAAG gCTGGTCCACGAAAATGTGAGTTGGCTGTGGGCACAATAGAAAATAAGGTGGCATTTGGCTTGTTGTTTGACGATGATGACATGAACAAATCTATTCACGGATTGTCAATGCAGCCTGGTTGTGCTCGTGTCTCAGTGGATGGGCCAATCCAAGGACAAGCCAAGATTCTTGTTCCGGTAGTCGGTGAGATTGAAACAGTAGAACAGGCTGTTGGCTCCTAC aaaagtAAAAGGAAAGGGAAGGATCCTTTAACTGATTTGCATAAGGTTCAGTCCTTATTTGAGAATATGGAAATCAATAAAAATATTCCGAAGCGCTTTCGGTTGTTGTATAAACATGCAACGACATTCATGAAGTCCACTGGAAACTCCATTCAAATCCCGTGCGATGCGGAGGTGTTTGGTGttgagaaaagaattttcatTTTGCATGAAAACATAATTGCTTTGCTTGAGTTTAAAATGATTGGCCAAGCAGCAATTTCTGCATATATGGC ATACTTGCATTGCATGGTTTGTGAAAATGAAAATTTGGAGCAATTTGCTTTCTGTGATCCCGGAGTCTCGTTTACCTTGAACAACAATTTTGAAGATAATTTGGTTAGTCGATTTAAAGAGGGTAATCCTGATCGTCTTTTTTTTATGCCACATAATAGCAA ctGCCATTGGATATTAGTTGTGATTTGGGCGGGCGAGGTTTTCATACTCAATCCTCTGCCTCGTTCAACTACCTATCCCGAGTTGGAAAAAGCAATATCAAG GGCTGTGATTGCGTTCAATATTCAGGCCGGAAGGGGAAATAAAGCACCGACTATCAGATATGTTACC GGATGCCCCAAACAGCCCGGTGGAACTGAATGCGGCTATGttgttatgtggtatatgaaagAAATTGCCATGGATAATGAAATGACATTTATCAAAAAG TGGTCGAAAAAGAATCGAAAGGTGACTGTTGCCAAGGCTGAGCTGGACGAG ttttggaatggtaaaataGCAGTTGGTATGTTTTTGGATGACTCTTGTTTGGGTGTTGGGCATTTGATTGAAACAGGGGATtcatga